In Cryptococcus neoformans var. neoformans B-3501A chromosome 3, whole genome shotgun sequence, the DNA window CTTTGAGAAGCTCAGCGCTATGAGGACCAGCTTGTGAGTCGTGTCAGTTCTCATTGCCAATCGGGTGTGTGCACGGTAATAGGTGAATGATTGGGATGCGATGGTCCTTCGTTCAAGAGGCGATAAGCGTGGGAGGCTGTGAAAGTCCATGTCAACGTTAAAAACCTTTTTGAAAGACGGAATCGTGGGAACCGTCCGTCTATCGTGTTATGCATTCGGCTTGTAGTACGCGGAAAGATGATATGCTGACCAGACATTGCTCTTTGCGCTAGGATGCTCAACGGCGGCACTGTGAGTCCTTATCTTCTCCCGTCCACGTGTTACATGTACTTATGCTAAATGATTTTCTTCAGCTTGATGGCGCTCATCTCGAGGTCACATCTGTATCAGACATCGAGAAAAccccatccatccttcccGCTTCTGCTACAGGTTCAACACCTATCGGTGCCACTGAAGGCGACCTCGCCCAGGAGGACAAGCCCAAGGCGGCCATCGTTGCCGAATACCTCGCTCATGGCTACGCTTTGGGCGACCACATTGTCCAGAAGGCCATCGACATTGACCGTATGTGATCCACTTTTGATCTGCTCACGGAATTTCTAATGTTCGGTTTATCCCGGTAGACAAGCAAGGTATCTCCTCTCGTTTCCTCAGTttcttcaacaacctcGACTCCACCGTCGGTAACAAGGTTGTTGGGGAAAACCAGACAGTCTCTGGCAAGATCCATGAGCATGCCGCCGCTGCCGTTGCCAAGACTAGGGAAGTTGATCAGTCTAGGGGCATCAGCTCTAGGTTCCAAGAATACTACAGCAAGGTCCTTGGAACACCTGTCGGCCAAAAGTGAGTCATATGCCGCGAGCAAACTAATTACGGGGACTGGACTGATTCAGTTTTTCTAGGGTTCATCAGTTCTACACTACAACACACAAGCAGGTCATGGATGTGCACGAGGAGGCCAAGAGAATTGCCGTGAgtcattttccttttctgccCTTGAAAGTAGGATGTTAACTGACCATAGATtcaggaggagaagaagaagtcgcAATCCGCGACTGTGCCCGCCGACGAAGCTGGATCTGCCCTCCCCAGCTCTGATGTTAAGGCCGACATTGCTTCATCTACTACTcctgctgccgctgctgcctCTCAAAACCCCGCAGCCAGCGCCACCGTTAtccctccccctctcctTTGAGATCGGAAGTTAGCTTTTCAGGTTATGTGTTGTCAAATATAGAACACCGGTTGTCAGAAATGAAGTTGAGGCGAATCGCAATACCCTAGGATAGATGATCTTGTATGTCGCACCAGGCGCAAGCTTGGTGAATATCTCTTCTCGAGGTTTGAAAATGCATCCCAGAAATAATGGTATTAAATATGTTTGATAAATATAAAAATCTAGGCTCACGAGAGCCATACCCGCAGCCCCAGAGTAGTCCTGATCGAGTTACCCTCCTCGCCATCGATTAAAGACGAGTTTGAATTGAGAGCGTCACCAAATTGCACTAAAGCCTTGCAGCCGGGTCAGTCTTAAAAGACCAACGCTTCTCAGTTCTCAAACGATGATGAGACGAGACTTCTCATACCCCGCATAACGCAGGAGTGCTGGAGAAACGAAAGGCTACAAGGCAACCCCCCGCGCCCATACCAAGTCCAATACAGTTCTCACATACCCTCCACGCGAAAAAGCGTCTCTCCGGGCTACCCAACGAggttgaaagaagagggacgCATTTCTGGTCGGGCGCAGCTCGGCGATTGGCGTCGAGGGTCCGCTAAGACCGGTCAGACTTGATAATAATATGCAAGAAAGGGGGGTTGGAATTCCAGGACCTTGGCCCGCTCGCGAATGGGTAAGGATGCTTTGACTACAAGATTGTCAGGGGCTTTCAAAGTGCACGTTTGAGAGACAGGGACTCACAAAACACCTGACTGTGCGTAACGAGCAATGTGACCTTGGAGCTGCGCATGCGGCACTGTGAGCGACAAGCTGAGACTGGGCGCGACAGACACTTACCTGTGGGTttgaagaaagggaaagaagaaagaaaaataAAACTCGAAGACAACACCCCCTCGTTGGCCAATGCAGCAAGCGGAAATTGGCGGCGTTATGGGATGTCCGTATGATTACATAATTTGGGGAGATCTGCAAAGGTGTGGACCAAATAAAGTTTACGATTCGACACCGTTTGCCTCTCTTGCAGTCTGAAATTTCGAGCCTTCCGAAGACACAATACAAGTCCCAAATTCATCTCAAAATCATCCAACATGTCCTTTTCCACTCGCTCAATATCACGAGCGGCTGTGTCCGGCTCAAGATCAGCGGGTCCGTCCATTTTTCCCCGATTATGGCCTGTCTCCTACGTCTACTGACCCCCTTTGTAGCCCAGGTCCGCTTCTCCTCGACAgcccctccttctcttacCGCTtcgctccttctctctcgccctcctcttcttacACCAACGCCTACGCCTTTTGAATCAGCTTATTACTCGCACTCTCGATCAGTCGCTCACGccctttcttcccctcttcctcttgatTTTTACTTCAAGACTGgctctcttcccttgcGCAGACACCTCGTTGCGGAACACGCTTTTGTTTCTGAGACATATGGGAAAAAGCTGTCAGGCAAAGCCCCCGATGTTGGAGACATTCCTCCAGAGACGGAATACGAAATCATTGAGCGTGATCGGTGGGAGAAAGCCGATGCTAagcgaggagagaagagtttggagagaaagccagaggaagaagtatATTGTTTGGTGCTGAAGGGCAAGGACAAAGAGGGCAAATGGACATTCCCTGACGTGAAAGTAGGCAAATTAGAAGCATTGGATGAGGCTGTGACAAGGGGCATCACAGGTGTGGAAGGCAGCTTAGGAGGAAAAGGCATGGATAGCTGGTTGGTTACCAGGAAGCCTGTTGGGATGGTCAAGGACGGAGAGTCAAGAGTGCGCGCTTTTCTTATTTATTTCCTGTTCTGCGTATCTAA includes these proteins:
- a CDS encoding hypothetical protein (Match to ESTs gb|CF191605.1|CF191605, gb|CF190920.1|CF190920, gb|CF189406.1|CF189406), which codes for MSASGYTIHVAGLAPETTEDKLHDFFSFCGKLTSVKKSGSAADITFEKLSAMRTSLMLNGGTLDGAHLEVTSVSDIEKTPSILPASATGSTPIGATEGDLAQEDKPKAAIVAEYLAHGYALGDHIVQKAIDIDHKQGISSRFLSFFNNLDSTVGNKVVGENQTVSGKIHEHAAAAVAKTREVDQSRGISSRFQEYYSKVLGTPVGQKVHQFYTTTHKQVMDVHEEAKRIAEEKKKSQSATVPADEAGSALPSSDVKADIASSTTPAAAAASQNPAASATVIPPPLL